The following is a genomic window from Micropterus dolomieu isolate WLL.071019.BEF.003 ecotype Adirondacks linkage group LG04, ASM2129224v1, whole genome shotgun sequence.
GGCTTACGCACCTGTTGGCAATCAGCTCATCACTCATCATTTGACCAGACACACCTGCCTTTCATCAGCTCACCATCCTGCAGTATATCTTCTCCAGTCATTCGTCGCCAGATTGTTGTTCACCCATAGCGGATCTCATCGCCAGCCACGCAACCGCCTTTCCTGTTCGCCTCCGGTCTCCGCCTCGCCAACCCTCGGCATCCGCCGTTTTGCCTTGCCACCGCCACTTTCCCCAACTCTTGTGTGAAACTGACAATAAAGTCCACCTTGCCCGCAACACCTGTCCGTGTCCTGCGCTTGTGTTCCCAGTCCCTGAGTTTCCGCAACAGGATGTTGTTTGATTCGCTGTTGGctctgcaaatatttattttcaatgaaaatgtgtaGAATTTTACAATACTTATATTTCCAGGCCGTTTTCTCAAAATTACTTCATCATACTCTGAGCCTTAACTCTCCACTTCAGCAGCACTTAAAAACACCAAACGTTCCAGTTTTATTCCCGACTATCTTCTGAAGGTTTCTGGAGGATTTTTTCATATATCATTCATAGCCTGAATCAGAACATTTTATTCCCAAAAACAGgtcataaatattaataatttttttatgcCTGTTGACAGTATTCTTTTCgatttatgaaataataaaaagtgaTCTCCCAAATCGcctctgtaaaaacattttgagtAAAATGTGACAACAAAATAAGATAACTTTGAACCTCACCTAATCCAGTGTTCAGATTTTGGTTATTGAAATAGATGCAAATTAATGCATATTTCATTTGATActtcctcatttgcatatttaaacacaatatttcatttaacctgtaatacaaaaacataGTCTTAATGTAAGTAATCAATTAGGAAAGTATCATGACTATACCTATTAGTTAATTTTTTAACCAGTTCACCTGCAGTGTCTCAGCTCAATATTCCTTtgcactttttttcccccagtggTAAACACATATGCAGGGGAGTGATCAGGCTGTCATGCATATTTTACCCAATTAAATTTATTTGCATACAATTTTAACACTTAGAATAAGACATAAAATGACCTTCATATTCAATCATAGATACAATGATGACACAGAATAAAACATTATGCCAACAGCCTTTGGCATCTTAGTGGTCTGAGGCACTGCTATGGACTATGTTCCTCATGTGATCTCCGATGTGTTCTTGACAGACAGTTCTGAGACATCACAGTGACAATCAAAAAGAAGACGAAGTGACAGGAACATCCACTTGTGTGCATGCACGCCCAAGAATGAACAACACTGTCTCtgcgtgtctgtctgtgtctttcacacatacatgcacacgaATCTTTCAACATGAACTTTTGAGTAGTGTTTATGGCGATGAGAAAACAGACATGCAATTGTAAATAGAGCTACTAAAACAGTGACAGGAGTGTAATTTAATTCAGGCAATAGGCCACAGAAAGATTGTGTCTGCAGTGCTGCTCAGAGCAATGTCAAGATCACTAAAAGTAAGAATGGATATGAACACTACGCTCATGCCTGCATGGACTGAATATGTCAGTGCTAATTAACTttacacagcacaaaaggttgTTATGAGTGTCGGTGTTGTGGGCAAACAGGTAAAGCGCTGTGGGACCATGTGACACTTGAACATTACATTAGCACTAAATAGCATGTggagggaaaaaataaacaaataaatattgcTGCACTGAGCTCTATGCATTCTCTTGTTGCAAGGTCAAGCACATCTGACCACAGAATTGTTCTTATCAGATATACATATTATAACAGCAAAAGAACAGATGTgattaatattacagtaatgaaGGCTGTATTCCAGTTAGGTGTACCAGTTCCAGGGCCCTGTTGTTGTGCATTCTGGCTCACTGCATGTTTTATGATTGGGGAAGAGCTATCATTAGAGTTATGATTTTTTCCACACTTTAACATGTTATAGAGGgcaaagcacaggtgtaactaatattgtgcattataaaatactgtacagcCAAAGATCATGAAGAATTTAATAAGTTTAAGCCTAGGTGTAGTTACTCCTTAAAGAATAAGGTGTTTTTTTCGAATAATCAACAAGTCACATGAAATGAGCAAGACAAATAATGCATTTAACaacaagtattgtctgtgtattGAAAACCAATAAAGCTGATCATTCAATCATcgattttcaaaaacaaataaaaggtcCTAACcatcttctttttttgtattgttgtattttctaTACATCTTGTTTGTTGTTATGAATGTGAATAGCACATTGACTATAACTGTAATCAAATATGTTAAGTCATGAAACCGCCTTGCCTTAGTGTTTCAGACTTGGCATACTGATCCGAATCTGACCCAGACTTTTTACCTCCATAACAGATGTAACTCACCTGTTTTGCCTCTATtccgagagacttcttcagttctgactgactggtaggaaATCCCAGCTATTTAAACTCTGTGGGGTCGTTGTCAAAATGATTGATAcagctggttcgttagtgctgcTGGCTGTTGTGACGACAGTCATTATGGTCGTTGGAGCCACCCGAGGCAAAGTCTGAATGACCATCACTGGCATTCtcacatgaggccaaatgtgaccatttgtttagttttctgGTAAGGGATGAAAGGAAAAGCAATGTAAATGAGGGATAAGTGGTGTCGCAAACCTCCTCCCCTATTGAGCAACAGTTTCTCCACTCGGGTGTAAATGACCTTTTTGACACCCCTTTTAAACCATCCATCCTCCCTGTGTAtataatatgtgtatatatatatatatatatatatatatatatatatatatatatatatatatatatatatatgataagcttataaaatacaatgtatTGCAAAAATTAAACTAGTCAAAACTCAGTGTGTAACTGGGGCCCCTTTTGTTTTAGATGTGTGTAGTGTGTGCACTACATATGTGCTACATATGTGTTTTAGATGTGTTTCTGCAATAACTtttaatttaactgaaaataactCTAAAGTAGGATTTTGAATTTTTTACAAGTAAACTGACACATTTACTTTTCAAGTAAAGGATtcgagtacttcttccaccactggataTGGAGTAAAATCCGTCTgaacaaataaactaataatgAAATATGGCAAAACATTTGAATCCACCACACAAACGGGCTTGAAGTGGACACTCATACATTCCTCGAAACAAGTATCCTCCCATCATACCTCTCATTCTCCCAGACCAGTTTTCACTCATATTCATTGCTCAATGAGTCCCCTGGCGGCCATACTAGGAATAGCTAAATGAGAAGCACACCATAAACCAGTAAATAGCCTGCTGCAGTATGTCATAAATATGAGCTGGAATTAATACATGACTGTAGGTCATggaatgtaatttaatgttttatatgacTTTTAAATCTACTCAACTAACTGGTTTTGCAATTCCAATCTACCAAATTAATTGGCATAGGCTACTTGTTTTTAAAcgcattaaaaaataaatcaacatatatatttatttttgtagaaAAGGACTGTTTAATAAACTAAGAGTATTTGACGAACaattaaacttttatttgaCCGGAAACGACCAAGTCTTGGCTCGGGTGCGTGTATGAAATATTTGTCCGGTGATGGAAATTCAGCTAAGGAATGCATTTTTCCCCTCTGTGTGTGCGTCTCGGATATTACTCTGACTGGCTGTGAGGTAAGAAAACAAGTCCGTCCTTCTCTCCTGTAGCCACCCCATTGGTCCGGACGGGACCTCAGGAATGTCCTCAAACTGTTTAAATAGCACTTGTATCGGCAGGATAAGTCAGAAGAATAAGTCTAAGCATCGCAATAAAACCCGGAGAGAAGCTCATAGACACTTTGTAACTGTCTACCCAAAACGAGCTTCTGCAAGAGCTAAAGGAAGAGAAACAGGATACATATTCGGGGAAGCGAggacttttttcttcttttttatctaGTTTTTCAAAGGGCTTTTTCTCTTTAAAAGGTTTGTaaactctttgtaatatttacCATTATTTATTAAGACCAAGGTACCTATATGTGTCCCGTAACGGCGTGTCTGTCATTCTTGGTTGCAGTAGGGAGCACTTGAGATTTCGAGATGATGCTGTGTGGCATCATTATGCTGTTGATGCTTTGGAGCTGTGAAGGCGCAAGACTGGCAGGTAAGAATGGAAAATGTTCTATAATTGTCTTTTTACCTGTAAAAACTTTAATAGCCGCTTCATAGTTAGAGTAGTCACTAATATAGTGACTTTAACTGTAGCACTCAAATAGTGAGCTTATCATGTATCactgtattatttttataatattcaAGACAGTTTTATTcttaaaatgtttcatgtttttagttataatgttacagGTCGTGTGTATAGTGCTAGTAAATATATCATATCacttattttttagtttttatgcaATTTCATGCACACTGtcatgagagaaaaaaactgaacaatgcttttcttttctttgacatCAGAGAGTCGGGAAGATAACAGTGTGTATGACTTATTTGATCTGGCCCGGGTAAACAAGAGACACCACGGAGTGAGTTTGGTCAAAGGTGAAGACCCCTACAGCCCTGCATACAAGGTCCTGAACCCAGACCTGATCCCCCCTGTCCCCGACAGCTCCCTCAGGGACCTCCTCGACTCCATTCAGGCTGAGAGGGGCTTCCTCCTCCTGGTCAACCTGAAGCAGTTTAAGAAAACCAGGGGCAGCCTTTTGACCATCGAGAAGAATGACGGATCAGGGCCTGTTTTCGAGATTATTTCCAACGGGAAGGCGAATACTCTGGATGTGGTCTACTCCACCATGGACCAGCAGCAGGTCGTGTCCATCGAGGAAGCAGACTTGGCCACTGGACACTGGAAGAACATCACACTGTTCGTCCAGGATGACAGAGTGCAGCTTTACGTCGGCTGTGAGGAAATCAGTGCATCAGAGATGGATTTCCCAATCCATAAAGTGCTGTCCCAGGAGGTGGCAGATATTGCCAGGCTCAGGATTGGAAAGGGAGCTGTAAAGGACAGATTCATGGTAAGCTCAACAGTATTTTAGCTCAGATGGAATCTCAATTACTGTCttataatgaaaaataatatttagtgCACTATAATTTGTGCTCACAGAATAACcgattattttaataaatataatttattgtcCCTCAGGGAGTGCTTCAAAATGTACGCTTTGTCTTTGGGACCACTCTTGATGCCATACTAAGAAATAAGGGTTGCCAGAGTGGAGGTGAGTCTGAAAATATAGatcaaatatataaattttCCTTAAATAAGTGGACCTTATTGATCTGCAAATATGAAAGCATGTATAAGAATAGAAATGAACTACCACATTGTGCTCCAGCAAACAGAAATtaatttcctctcctctttcaccCCTGCAGCTAGCTTAACAGATGTCATGACCTTGGACAACCCAGTCAATGGCTCCAGCCCTGCCATTAGGACTGATTACACCGGCCACAAAGCCAAAGGTGAGACCTCTCCTCCACAAAGAGACAAGTTTGTGTTCTATTGGTGATCTGTAAACGTTTAGAGAGGTGAAGTAATTTATTGGACTCCTCTCCCCTCTATTCAGATCTGCAGTCTGTCTGCGGCTTCTCTTGTGAAGACATCGCCAGCATGTTTAAGGAGCTCAAGGGACTCGGTGTGGTTGTTAAAAAGCTGTCGAATGAGCTCCGCAAAGTGGTAAGCTCCTCCTGACGCCATCAGGGTCTGCTCTTTGTCATCATTcactccctcttttcctctcctctccatctttccCTCTGCTTTCAGTTAATGCATTCCCAGTACGTTGCCACTTGTCGCTGTAATGGCAGTCCCTGGCCAAGTCCTTAATGATACCCATGTGAATACACAAATATGTTTGGCTGTCCGTTGTATTCGCACTGCTTCGCTAGAGTCAAGCAATGTCTTAATCACGGTGTCGGTTGGTGATTCATTTGTATTGGAACTTTGGCAAAGTGGAAGTTTTCCGTCCTCCATCCTAAGCAAACCCCcaatctccctctctcttttccccccaGTCTGAGGACAACACGCTGCTGAAGAATCAAATGAACATCCATAGTGGAATTTGCTTCCATAACGGCATTGTGTACAAGGACAAAGATGAGTGGACTGTGGATGGCTGCACCGAGTGCACCTGCCAGGTAAGTGTCATCACACCTGCTGGAATGCAACCTTTAAACCAGCCATGAACTAAGCTGAGGAAAGACAATGCTGTGTTTCCTGTCTCCCTGATGTAATGAAGTGATAATGGTGTTTATGTTAGCGCCTCCATTGCTTCTGTCTGAAAGCCATCAACACTTCTTTTCAACTATCAACAAAGCAGCATCAAGTGAAATTTGTTCATATATTGTGTAATTAGTCAGGCGTTAGTGGCAGAGGATTACGTTTTCTATCACCACAGCAGGAGTGTCATGTCCCTGATAAAGATCACTCTATGGTGAAATCGAGCAATTAGGCTTGGAAGAGTACCAGTAACCAGTcagccagtcagccagtcagCTCACTCATTATTCTACTTACTACTAATATTAATACTAATTTCGATTGTTCCTCTATCCAGAACTCTGCTACTGTGTGTCGCAAAATCTCCTGCCCTCTGATCCCATGCACAAACGCCACAGTGCCCGACGGAGAGTGCTGCCCTCGCTGTGGAACACGTAAGCTCCTTTTTAAATCTGCTGCACATTTGacaacttttcattttattttctttgtttctttcttgaTATCTTTTTCCCCAAGGTAACAATCCCCATAATTTATGTCTTCTCCCCTACAGCGAGCGACTATGCAGAAGATGGTTGGTCCCCCTGGTCTGAATGGACCCATTGTTCGGTGACTTGCGGTCGGGGCATCCAGCAGCGCGGACGCTCCTGTGACCGCATCAATAGCAACTGTGAAGGCACCTCTGTCCAGACCCGTGATTGCTACCCCCAGGAATGTGACAAACGCTGTAAGTCACTCATTATTCTTAACACAGCCATTGTGATGATAAATATTCTCAGTTTGAGAGCATGATGAATTAATTTTGTATGTGTTACTCACAGTCAAACAGGATGGTGGTTGGAGCCACTGGTCTCCCTGGTCTTCGTGCTCTGTGACCTGTGGTGAGGGGGTCATCACGCGGATACGCCTCTGCAACTCCCCCACACCCCAGATGGGTGGCAGGGACTGCCAGGGAGAAGGACGTCAAACTGAAATTTGCCAAAAGTCACCATGTCCTAGTGAGTTGCATTTCAGTAgcaattatatacagtatgttaggACTGGATGAATTCAGGGCAAcatattaaatgttgtttttatgatACTTTTTAGTCAATGGAGGTTGGGGACCTTGGTCACCGTGGGACACCTGCACAGTTACCTGTGGTGGGGGAATCCAGAACCGCAAGCGTCTCTGCTCTGACCCTGTCCCCAAATATGGAGGGAAGGACTGCGTTGGTGATGCTACTATGTCTCAAGTGTGCAACAAACAGGACTGCCCAATTAGTAAGAATTTAAGATTTAACACATTTCAGAAATAAGTCATTACTCACAACAGATTACTTTCAAAGTTATTCTCTAAAATTGTTTTTCTCTACAGATGGTTGTCTCTCCAACCCATGCTTCGCCGGCACAAAGTGCACCAGCTTCCCTGATGGCTCTTTCAGGTGTGGCAAGTGTCCACTTGGCTACACTGGGAACGGCATCACTTGCAAAGACATTGATGAGTGTGCAGAGGTCCCAGATGCTTGCCATACACATAATGGAGTCCACCGTTGTGAGAACACTGAGCCCGGTTACAACTGTCTTCCCTGCCCCTCACGTTTCTCTGGTCCTCAGCCCTTTGGAAGAGGAGTGGAACAGGCAACTGCTAAAAAACAGGTTTGAGTTATTACTGACTCGCTGTGCTTGTAGCTAGTAGGCTAGCTGCTTGCctttttttaattctctgtAATTTTCTTTAGGTTTGCAAACCCCGTAACCCTTGCCAAGATGGTAGCCACGACTGCCATAAAAATGCAAACTGCATCTACTTGGGCGTTTTCTCTGAGTCCATGTTCCGCTGCGAGTGCAAGCCAGGGTATGCCGGGAATGGCCGTATTTGCGGAGAGGACAGTGACCTGGACGGATGGCCCAACAGTGACCTGCTGTGTGTGGAGAACGCCACCTACCACTGCAAGAAGGTATCCAGACCCCACATGAACAGAAATACAAAAGGCCATTATAACCCATCTGCACTCTATTATTGTGATGATTATCTCCTTAACCCCCCTTTTGTTCCTTTATAGGATAACTGCCCCAGCCTTCCTAACTCTGGCCAGGAAGATCATGATAAAGATGGCCTGGGTGATGAATGTGACcatgatgatgacaatgatgGTATCCCCGATGATAGGGTGAGTCATCAcagcagggttttttttagcTCCACACTGTGCTTTTCTCAGAGACCAGACATAGCAATCAGCAGTAGCCATCTTTCCTTTGGGCAATAGGAATGTAAAGGCTATGtctatgtttgtgtgctttCACCAGAGAATGGAAAGCAAGAAGCATAGGAATAGTATAATATAATTTCAGCATAAAGCCAGGATTGAGGACAAAGTGGCTTGTAGCCCATAATTCTTATTGTAGATTTGGAAAGTTGGGCAAGAAAAATGCTGTGGTAAAAAATGACCAGCTAGCAGTGGAATATTACATTCCAGCAGAagctagagaaaaaaaaaacaagacttgAAAACCAAAGTTTTGTTCCTATAAATATCATTTATTTGAGTAATGTATTTGACCCAGTTTAGTGATTTAATTGTGCTTTTAATATTTCCCTATAAATTTAGGACAACTGCCCAAGAGTTTACAACCCTGCCCAGTATGACGCAGACAGAGATGACGTTGGCGACCGATGTGACAACTGTGTGTTTGAGGCTAACACTGACCAAACTGACACTGACAACAATGGAGAGGGTGATGCCTGCGCTATTGACATTGATGGTGATGGTAAGAGGATCTGTCCAAATTCCATCCAAATTATCTTTAATGCCTTTTCTTAGCCTTAAAAGGCATCTTCACAGTCCTAAAGACTAAGATAAGCATGTTTCCACTCAACAGGCATTCTGAACGAGGACGACAATTGTCCATATGTTTACAACGCTGACCAGAGAGACACTGACAGGGACGGGGTGGGAGACCATTGTGACAACTGCCCTCTGGAGCACAACCCTGATCAGGTAACGtgagatctcatcttttcaTTACAAGCCATCCTGAGTTTGACCTGTCATGGAACTATGTAGGAGTTCCCTCAAGGCCACAATTTGCACCTGCTTTAATGAAAGAGAGGAATGTGACAGCTTGAGAAAAGAATGCAGctctcccctctcttctcttctctgtcaAACTTTGGAACAAATCTAAATGGGTAATTTTGCTGAGGTGCAAGGACACTGGACACTTGTCTAAAAGGACATTGCTTGCATACCTGAAAACAAGGGGTACATTTAAATCATGTCCGGAGAAACACCTCTCATATTGAGGCTGGTGAAAAACAGTGAAAGGAGTTATTTGAAGTGAGGACAAGAGTCTTATAGTGTGAGAGTGGGGCTTTGGGAAATCTCATCATAAAGGAATTCTGTTTTCCTACAGATCGACTCTGACTCAGATCTCATAGGAGACAAGTGCGACAACAACCAGGACATTGACGAGGACGGTCACCAGAACAATTTGGACAACTGCCCCTATATATCCAACTCCAACCAGGCAGACCACGACAAGGATGGCAAGGGTGACGCCTGCGACCATGATGATGACAATGACGGCATTCCTGATGACAAAGACAACTGTAGGCTGGCCTTTAACCCTGACCAGGTGGACTCTGATGGTGAGTCTCTCAACATTGTTTCATATGTGGTCTTTTGAAACATTGGTGCCTTTTACCAGACAAATACAGAGTGCCTCAGTAAATTGGATATCCTTGGGGTCTAGTTTTGCAGCATTTTGTCCATAGTTTCTATCTTTGTGACTTTCATGTCCATATTTTCCTTTCAGGTGATGGCCGTGGTGATGTGTGCAAAGATGACTTTGACCAAGACAATGTCTTGGACATCTATGACGTGTGTCCAGAGAACTTTGCCATCAGTGAAACAGACTTCCGCAGATTTCAAATGGTTCCTCTGGACCCCAAGGGTACCTCCCAGATTGACCCCAACTGGGTGGTCCGGCATCAGGGCAAGGAATTGGTGCAGACTGTCAACTGTGATCCTGGCATTGCTGTTGGTACGCAATATACTGAGAGACATCTTGCTGCAAGTACATGAACACAAAGTGGTCGTGGACCGATTCTTAACCAAATCTTATGTTAATTCAGGTTACGATGAGTTCAGCGCAGTGGACTTCAGTGGAACATTCTTCATCAACACGGACAGAGATGACGACTATGCTGGATTTGTGTTTGGCTACCAGTCCAGTTCACGCTTCTACACAGTGATGTGGAAACAGATTACACAGACCTACTGGTCCCACACACCCACAAGAGCTCAAGGCTACTCTGGCCTGTCAATCAAAGTGGTCAACTCCACCACCGGGCCTGGTGAGCATCTGAGGAACGCCCTGTGGCACACCGGAGACACCGCAGGACAGGTGAGAATAGATTAATTGACTCAGGGCTCGAGACATATTTTAACACAATATTGactcttttctcattttaaCCATTGCAATTCATCCTTTTCAGGTGCGCACTCTGTGGCACGACCCCAAGAACATTGGCTGGAAGGACTTCACTGCCTACAGATGGCATCTGACCCACAGACCCAAGACTGGACTTATTAGGTGAGTTCAAAGCTTCAAAAGCATAGCCTTACATTCAATTACAGATCTGCAcgatttaaattaaaatggcaATGAGCTCATGTGATCAAATGTGATTGTTTTAGAGTGGTCATGTATGAAGGAAAGAGAATCATGGCAGATTCTGGAAACATCTATGACAAGACGTATGCTGGTGGGCGACTAGGGTTGTACGTCTTCTCTCAAGAGATGGTTTACTTCTCTGACCTCAAATACGAATGCAGAGGTAAGAACGAGTGATGggtaaatattttacatttaaatggtTTCCCCACCATAGACTTTATTTataacatgttttctttctttaatttctttcagATACATAATTGGACCACACACTCTTCCAGACAGAATCAGTATGAATATATAATATGAGACCTGGATCGatatctctttttcttttgagaAATGCACATTGGAGGAATGACGAGCAAGTGAGCTAACATGAGGTAAACTGACCTCAGGACTTTAAGCCAAATGAAAGTTCAATGACGATTCTGCACCACTGCACCAAACTCAAATTGTGAGCGCAGCTCTGCTCTGAAGAAATTGGCCCTCTCACTTTGTTGCTCTGCTCTGCATTGAAAGGGGAGGCGCACATTTTATTGCTTTGCACACCTGAACTGTTGTCGATATTCCTCTCTGGATGAGGGaccatgtttttaatttaaaatatatatatttttgagcATTAATATACATCTGCTGTGGActcaaaaatacttttattagtGTGAAGAAAGCAGTGGGAGAACTTTCTTGGGCCGGGTTAAATACAACCCTTGAAGGAACTGTTGAGGGACCATGGACAGTATGGACTGACTGTTACTATCAAAGAGAGTGAATGTTGTTtgcgtgtttgtgcatgtgtgccaCCCAAAAAGCATTGTTATGAAGTTATGACTGCGtaaattgtttattattatttgtttacttttaatggacccTCACCCCACTTTCATGCAAGACCTGTATATACTTAGGGCTGGCCTAAAACATTCGTCTTCTCAGGAAAGAGCACTAGAAGAAACGAAGAGAGCACAAAATTCAGGACAGCACAGGGCCACAAAGCAGGCACACTGAATACTGCTTTGGGACAGTAATTAATAgcaaatattttgttaatatcTATAATTTTTTACAGTGAGGGCTAGTCTATTTCCTGTCATGGGTAAACCATTGTTAGTATggctatttttatttacatattcatCATAAAGGCTTTAATTCTCGCTCACCTCTGCAACTTTCCATCTTACAATGTTGTCAGCAACCCCATCCAATTATCTGAAATCAATATCCACTATAgcattacatttgaaaaaagtaaaagataGGCATCATCACTAACAGTATCTCTAAATATTCTGCTTCTGCACAGTGTGCATGACTGGTGTGCATGAGCTTATGTGTACATTTCTGACAAAATCAAAGGAAACCCTTTATGTACAAATATTACCTCATTAATTCTTTTTGTATTGAGGCCAGCGATACACAAGAATCACTTGTCTTAGCAACAGAGTATAAATTGGttggcttcttttttttatccaagACTTTAGTATCATTTATATGCTGTATATAAGATATTTTTGTAGCGAAAGAAGCCCAAACAGGAACGTAAAGGATTAAAGAAATGTTGTCTTGACGATGTTGAGCTATATGTATTTCCTGTGTATTTTTTGATAAattattatgtttgttttatgtcGAGGTTATTTCATTTGTGTAGATATCtgctatttaaataatttatctgGAAGCGTGTCCTCATATGGAAGCGTTTCTGTCTGTATAAACTTATTTGCACACTGACATGAGGatgtctttgttattttgttttttgtatgtgtctttttaaaattttagtgAAGCTTTTCTATAAACTTTGTACTATAGTTTCTACCCAATGTGCTGTTTATACTCCTACATGGTATTGTGTAATGTCAAGTGAACAATAAACACTTCAGGAAAAAAAGTATCTTTGTCACTTGGTGTCTTTTTGGACAAAGAAAGTTAGTCAGTTGAATGGCTAAAGACCTAAAATTCTGTGATTTCTGGACATCATATCTCCTTTGATTGAGGTCTTCTCTCTAGAACAGCAAAGGGAGCCGAGCCATGCTGTGTCAAGCGACTGGAATTTATTAGTTGAGTCTAGTGAAGCCTTGGAGAAAGGGAGTATCCTTGAGAGTCAACAGCAGGAAAACTCAATATGAAGTATAACCCACTTAAACAGCATATCCATACAGATCTGATAACACATTACACAGGCACCTCCTTACACATTCAAATGACAACACTGCATGTGAGAAGTACACATAAGGACGTTTGCATTCTGTGATAAATTCACTCTCTTTGGGCAAATGAACTTACCTTATGG
Proteins encoded in this region:
- the LOC123969555 gene encoding thrombospondin-1-like, yielding MMLCGIIMLLMLWSCEGARLAESREDNSVYDLFDLARVNKRHHGVSLVKGEDPYSPAYKVLNPDLIPPVPDSSLRDLLDSIQAERGFLLLVNLKQFKKTRGSLLTIEKNDGSGPVFEIISNGKANTLDVVYSTMDQQQVVSIEEADLATGHWKNITLFVQDDRVQLYVGCEEISASEMDFPIHKVLSQEVADIARLRIGKGAVKDRFMGVLQNVRFVFGTTLDAILRNKGCQSGASLTDVMTLDNPVNGSSPAIRTDYTGHKAKDLQSVCGFSCEDIASMFKELKGLGVVVKKLSNELRKVSEDNTLLKNQMNIHSGICFHNGIVYKDKDEWTVDGCTECTCQNSATVCRKISCPLIPCTNATVPDGECCPRCGTPSDYAEDGWSPWSEWTHCSVTCGRGIQQRGRSCDRINSNCEGTSVQTRDCYPQECDKRFKQDGGWSHWSPWSSCSVTCGEGVITRIRLCNSPTPQMGGRDCQGEGRQTEICQKSPCPINGGWGPWSPWDTCTVTCGGGIQNRKRLCSDPVPKYGGKDCVGDATMSQVCNKQDCPINGCLSNPCFAGTKCTSFPDGSFRCGKCPLGYTGNGITCKDIDECAEVPDACHTHNGVHRCENTEPGYNCLPCPSRFSGPQPFGRGVEQATAKKQVCKPRNPCQDGSHDCHKNANCIYLGVFSESMFRCECKPGYAGNGRICGEDSDLDGWPNSDLLCVENATYHCKKDNCPSLPNSGQEDHDKDGLGDECDHDDDNDGIPDDRDNCPRVYNPAQYDADRDDVGDRCDNCVFEANTDQTDTDNNGEGDACAIDIDGDGILNEDDNCPYVYNADQRDTDRDGVGDHCDNCPLEHNPDQIDSDSDLIGDKCDNNQDIDEDGHQNNLDNCPYISNSNQADHDKDGKGDACDHDDDNDGIPDDKDNCRLAFNPDQVDSDGDGRGDVCKDDFDQDNVLDIYDVCPENFAISETDFRRFQMVPLDPKGTSQIDPNWVVRHQGKELVQTVNCDPGIAVGYDEFSAVDFSGTFFINTDRDDDYAGFVFGYQSSSRFYTVMWKQITQTYWSHTPTRAQGYSGLSIKVVNSTTGPGEHLRNALWHTGDTAGQVRTLWHDPKNIGWKDFTAYRWHLTHRPKTGLIRVVMYEGKRIMADSGNIYDKTYAGGRLGLYVFSQEMVYFSDLKYECRDT